tagtaaaaaaaagaagtcatttcttctttctttagtTGTATGGTAAGTGAAAGAAGAAATGTGTATAAATTAAATGACACAAATattctaaatataaaaatgtgatATAAATATAGGCATTTGTGTCTTTTATGACTATAAAagcttttattcttcttttttccttctaattcGGAAAAAACTTTATTAAGTGGAGttcacataaattattttttccctttgTATTTTATCATTAcccaacaaaaatttcaaaatgtgaTGTTTTTTCTGCTTGCATAATCATTTCTCTTGTTTTAGCTCAACAAAATAGAGGATAAATTGCTAGTTATTGGACGATTGTTTGCATGATAGACAATCAatggtgaaaaaaataatggttTAGATTTAGGAGTGATTAAGTTAGTGTTATCAAATATATCAgctccttttaaaaaaatcaaatacataagcTATTATTTAAACCATTTAAGTCTatcatattttgaaataaaattgaaatttatgatattattagttagcttttttacatcattatattattaactaaagTGAATCAATTTAActgttttttatattagttttgataaattaactactctttttatttttatttacaagatGTAATTATCTAActcattataattaaaaaaatattaatttaattaatagtaaaacAATTGTcctaagtttatatttttttcaaaactatattactccaaatttatgataaaaacaCAAATAGAAAGACAATTTATAATAGTTATCATTAATTGCAGGACTAGGAGGGACTTAGGGAGGTATCGTATTTCAGaacttttttttgaaataactaAAACACCCGTACTGCAGAACTTATGCAGTACCTCCTCGTGAAGTCTTGCCAGCCTTTActttttcaggaaaaaaaataaaaaataaaatacgtgACAGTATATAAGgactataaaataatttttttaatcatttaataataaataactttataGGATAAATTATAACATATTTTCGCACTATAATGTcagatataatattaaaaattatatcaataataagttatgattaatcaataatataaaattgttttaaaaaaattattatcattgattattttaatattcaaatatagaAGTAACAACTCCcactaaaaatatagaaatcgAAAATTTGAATCTGAATCATTTCATTAAAAGCCACAATCTATTGGAATTTGAAAAACAGTCTCAATTGGTTAACCCCATGTTAGATATAACAcgtattaattgttgttgtacATTTTATTTGACCGTTGGTCCAAATTGGGGGTGGTATGCACAAGTTTCTCATGTCACTTGAATCCGGTAGTCTTTACATGATTCCCTTCTACTTCGTCGATGTTTGACACAATGCTTCGTATTTTTGCATgcagattttttatttctttcagttTTTCAGGCCATAGTAGCTGTCCACAATGTTTTCTCGCAGATCAAGTGGAAGAGGTAATCTTCATAttgtttttatcataaataagaACCTGTTTGTCACCTTTGGGGGTCTTTCAGGGCTTATAATCTGCTGCTTACAACAATACTTATGTTGCAATGCACTTTTTTCCccatataatttgtttattatttgcatttgattacaaaaaaacaaaattaagtgcATGCATGCCGGTCAGCAAATGCATTTTGAGTAGTTCAAGTGTGCCTGGATTTCCGGTGGAAGGGTCTAAAAGTATGTTCGAGAGAAAAATGAGTTTGGAATCATGTTTAATTACTCCCTAAAAGTATGTTCGAGATTAAAATTTTGTCTCAAACTGAATTTCGGAGAATCAACACTTGGGATGCTTTTGCAAATATCAGTCTGCaaactttaatccaaacatgctTTAAGTAGTGTTTTTGCATGAGTTGTCATTCATTAGTGTTTAGATCTGAAACTGAAAGATGAAACTTTGTCCTTAGAGTAAAGAATTTTGAACTCAAGATCTGGTCTAGAGTAGATCTCCCAATAAAAAAGTTGGGCAAATCTCCAGTATGGAGAGTACattgttaaaaaaacaattttttactcTCTCCCTAATAGTAAAACGCACCAACAAAAGAAGagatgaaataataaataagaagaaacaaGTAGCAACAgatcataaaaacataaaaaaagaaaacaaaatacacaTACCGGCGTAAGGGGAAGGAGGCTGCGGCGGAGTTTCGGAAGGGGGAAGGGGGGCTCTCGGCGAAGGGGAAGGAGGAGGAGGCTGTGGCGGAGGGGAATGGGGAAAGAGGCCGCTGCCGCGGCGGAGGAGGCTGAGGCCGAGGAAGAAGAGGCGTAGGatgaggaggagaaggagaaggaggcCATGGCGGAGGAggtagaagaaagaagaaagaagaagaaaggaagaagaGGCGTAGGATCAGGGGAGAGGGCCAAGAAAAAatcgaagaagaaaaaagaaagacgaGAAGAGAGAGGGGAAGGGCGtagaataaattatttgatttattaaatattttaaaaaattatcttaagatTTCGAGATGAGATCTAttacagaaaaataataaaatttttaagagATCTTTAGTATTAAGTGACATTATGATATCTACTAAAAAATGATGTAAGATTTCGGGGTTGTAAGCTCGACTCAAGTAATGCTAAACCACTAATTTGGCCAGCAAATTTGATATAATATTTGGGATGCCAAAGACATATTGCGTTCAAgctataattttaaacaagttAAATTACTGATCAGATGGTCCCGGAATTATTTGAGAATTTTCAAGTAGGTCTATAATTAaactaaatctttttttttttaattgggacCCTAACTCGTTCTTACTGAGTTTTACTACTCACAAATCATGATCTGAAAATAGTCCTTTCGACTTCACAATTTGAATCTTGTGTACAAAACACTATTTTTATAGTCTGACCACTAACTACTCGAGTTTTCAGAATTTGACACTCGTAAACTTAATACTAGTTATTAAATACCTTAGCAGGCACTTCAAATGACTGGTTATGCAAAACATGTCAACGGCGAATCCCTTGTCCTGCTGAATAACGTGTTTGCTTGACTTAGCTTAATCCATTTCATATGTTTTCCTTCTATGATTGTTGATCTTCCTAATCTTAGTTTCTGTTTTAGTCAGCAAACTTTTTGAAGAATAATCATGATTGGAGAGTTAGTGATTCCTTGAAACTACTTTATGTtacatgcatcattcttatTTGTCAAGATAAACTTTCACCTTAAACATTTATCTCTAtcttctgttttttcttttttctttttcttttgcagtGGCTAGTGGTAGAGTTGCATTAGAAAATGGAGTCCCATTACCACTGTTGCCTGATCctaaagcaaatttacaatggGATGAGGTTAAACCACTTTCAGGAAAACCATACTGGCATAGTGTTCTTTCGCCTACAAATCTTCAACCCCGTTATAACTTGGTAATTTTGTACTTGGTTTTACAGAACCCATATGCTATTTCATTCGTTTTTAgtaaataaagacaaaaatgataaagaagccaaatgaccataatttggtCTAATAAAGGACAGACTTGACTAAATTCAATGTCTCTTGTTCTAATGCTTTTGTTGATGCATCGTTATGTCTAACTTATTACCTCTCTTATCATGGTCTTATATTTAGTTAAACATACTCATGGCCCCACTGATTTTagcacattttattttatgcttGGAAACATTGGAGTTTAATTACTTCATCAGTTCATTTGTTGTTTCATAAAGGTCCATGTGTCTATAGTTTGGATTCACATCCGCATAACTCAAACGTGGATCACAAAAGCAACTTTTAGTTGTTTTTGGTGCATCTTGACATGAAAATTTGATCAAATGTGAATCACAGATGTTAATCCAAACATGAAAATTTGATCAAACGTGAATCACAGATGTTAATCCAAACACGCTATATATCATAGTGAAAATTGATTTCCTTACTATGCCTTGAGAAATGTTGAACACATTGAGGCACACAAGACAATTTCATGTTTGTATacaaaggaaaatcattttaaaaatcttgTATTGTATATAGATGCCGGGGATGAACTTGCGGTCAAAACTTCCTTCTAATGAGGTCCCTACTATTCTCATCTATGGGGGCAAGAGCTGGGACATGGTGTATTATGGACAAAGCAAACAGAAGGCTTTTGGTGTCACAGGCTGGAAAAAATTTGTTATTGATAATTGTTTGAGGGTTGGAGATGCTTGCATTTTTGAGCTCATGGAAAGCAGTGACAAGAAAGTCATACTTGAAGTTCAAATTCTTAGAGGTGACATCCCATCTGAATGGCTTGGAAATGAAATGATCATAGGTCAAGGGAATGAAATGATCATAGGTCAAGAGAATGAAATGATCATAGGTCACAGTCGGGAAAATCCAATTGTCCTTAACTAGTATTCTAACCAtttatgtatttcattttccttttcattctGCGATGGTTCAGGGTTATTGGATAACTTTAGTATGTTAGTATATGGATGTTGTCCCTGCCTCAACTTGTTAGGAGTAGTGAATTTACGTGCTATGTTGAATGTCTAAATTCTAAATACcagttgaattttattattgtcatcagtacttttaatttttgaatactTTCTAAGCAAAAAGTCaccttttatctttaaaaaatttctctcaataatattttaattacaatttttgaaCTCAAAATAACCTAATCCAAACAGACGTGAATGAGAACCAAATacaatttcaactttcaaccaTGCGGATTGCAAGCATTCATACAAGTTATAAATCCAAATTTGACTTGGAAAGAAAAGTTAGAAGCATACAGTAATAGTGAGCTGGGGTAGGGGTATTGACTTGGTGGGGTTGGtaatttgaagtttgaacatttcacatttttacccttttcttcctttttaatgGTTCTA
This region of Glycine max cultivar Williams 82 chromosome 7, Glycine_max_v4.0, whole genome shotgun sequence genomic DNA includes:
- the LOC100804948 gene encoding B3 domain-containing protein Os04g0386900 — protein: MFSRRSSGRVASGRVALENGVPLPLLPDPKANLQWDEVKPLSGKPYWHSVLSPTNLQPRYNLMPGMNLRSKLPSNEVPTILIYGGKSWDMVYYGQSKQKAFGVTGWKKFVIDNCLRVGDACIFELMESSDKKVILEVQILRGDIPSEWLGNEMIIGQGNEMIIGQENEMIIGHSRENPIVLN